The Halalkalicoccus tibetensis genome contains the following window.
AACCAGAAGGCGGGCTCGATCCGCAGCGTCCCCTCGGTGCCGGTGACCTCGACCCAGTCGTTGTACGAGCCGGTGAAGTTCGCGGAACACGATGCGGTGACGCCGTTCTCGAACTGGACCGTGTAGACCCCGCGCTCGTCGACGCCCTCGTCGAAGGCCTCGTGCTCCGAGACGGTCTCGCCCTGCACCGAGACGGCCTCGCTATCGGCGAAGAAGTGGGCGGCCGTCGCGGTGTAGACGCCCGCGTCCATCAGCGATCCCCCGCCCGCGAGCTCGCGGTCGATGCGCCACTGGTCGGGCCCGCCCATCTCCAGGACCTCGAAGGAGAACTGCGCGTGGACCTCGGTGACCTCGCCGATGACGCCCTCGCGGATCAGCTCGCGGGCGCGCGCC
Protein-coding sequences here:
- a CDS encoding Gfo/Idh/MocA family oxidoreductase — encoded protein: MIREGVIGEVTEVHAQFSFEVLEMGGPDQWRIDRELAGGGSLMDAGVYTATAAHFFADSEAVSVQGETVSEHEAFDEGVDERGVYTVQFENGVTASCSANFTGSYNDWVEVTGTEGTLRIEPAFWFNVDRELTVDRGDWDVTIGAPSVDEVTEEFDHFGYSVLTGTDPEPDGDVGIADIELLEGVYESAETGERVRLD